The proteins below are encoded in one region of Aquisphaera giovannonii:
- a CDS encoding diguanylate cyclase encodes MEILIVDDQRFTRMTLASSLAGMGHLPHSVDSAEEAWRFLGERDVRAVITDWVMPGMSGPDLCRLIRSRVDRPYVYTILMTSLQGRENRLEGLASGADDFLSKPVDLAELGIRLSIAGRLLAVQSDLEAKNSLLRAIAGTDPLTGLANRRGLDMAVERLATRAIPTSPRSLVMLDVDHFKSFNDAYGHPAGDEALRAVAAFIRGSVRPDDLAARVGGEEFLVYLPETGGSTAGRVAERIRSAVASHRWPSRQITVSMGVATTHSASGQEDVMDLMGRADRALYASKHGGRNRVTQASDISHSACA; translated from the coding sequence ATGGAGATCCTGATCGTCGACGATCAACGCTTCACCCGGATGACCCTGGCCAGTAGCCTGGCCGGGATGGGGCACCTCCCCCACTCGGTCGATTCTGCCGAAGAGGCCTGGAGGTTCCTCGGGGAGCGGGATGTTAGGGCTGTGATCACCGACTGGGTCATGCCCGGGATGTCCGGCCCGGACCTTTGCCGGCTGATCCGATCCCGCGTCGACCGGCCCTATGTCTACACGATCCTGATGACGAGCCTCCAAGGGCGGGAGAACCGGCTGGAGGGCCTGGCGTCGGGGGCGGACGACTTCCTCAGCAAGCCCGTCGACCTCGCCGAGCTGGGCATCCGCCTATCCATCGCGGGCCGCCTCCTGGCGGTCCAGTCTGATCTGGAGGCGAAGAACTCGCTGCTCAGAGCTATCGCCGGCACCGACCCGCTGACCGGGCTGGCAAACCGTAGGGGGCTCGACATGGCCGTCGAGCGCCTCGCCACGCGGGCCATCCCAACCTCGCCCCGGTCCCTGGTGATGCTGGACGTGGACCACTTCAAGTCCTTCAACGACGCCTACGGCCACCCCGCCGGCGACGAGGCCCTGCGGGCCGTAGCGGCGTTCATCCGCGGCTCGGTCCGCCCGGATGACCTGGCGGCCCGCGTCGGCGGCGAGGAGTTCCTCGTGTACCTCCCGGAGACCGGTGGCAGCACGGCCGGCCGGGTCGCGGAGCGCATCCGCTCCGCGGTCGCTTCTCATCGCTGGCCCTCCCGACAGATCACTGTCAGCATGGGGGTCGCCACGACCCATTCGGCGTCGGGGCAAGAGGACGTGATGGACCTGATGGGGCGAGCGGATCGGGCGCTGTATGCCTCGAAGCATGGCGGCCGCAATCGCGTGACGCAGGCGAGCGATATCTCGCACTCCGCGTGCGCTTGA
- a CDS encoding matrixin family metalloprotease, producing the protein MLRDVVRSRSPRKPAPRRHARPRVEGLEDRLVLYSTLGAKWPYASRITYSFVPDGANIGGYSNSLFATLNAKYPTATWQLQFQKAASVWQAVAGINLCQVGDDGSALGVDGNQQGDPRFGDIRISAVPQGSGTLAVCLTPPPVNGGTDAGDIILNSTSNWGINTSYDLETVAIHELGHALGLGHSAIQAACLYAYYNGGKQSLNTDDVSGIQSIWGPAKSDIFNSNGQSNGLNTTAANLNAYIGSSGQAAIPNLTIGKTGQSEWFSVTVPSNTTGTFVATVQSTGLSVLSPKLQVLTPSLTLLGSVASANFGDTVGVTLTGVSAGTTYLIRVAGNTAGSAFGGYGLLLNFGSATQPLISPPYTAVSEQADLGGGSSSMEAETATMGDYTARGDALEVSELRGRLRVTTRSELAPWITDRSTTSTAVIDSRFRMPSDPPRLSRARPILLAGSTTARVSGHRWDLRTSPAANYAAIASWRAHGLLEPSES; encoded by the coding sequence ATGCTCAGAGATGTCGTCCGGTCCCGATCCCCGAGGAAGCCGGCGCCGAGGCGCCACGCCCGGCCGCGGGTCGAGGGACTCGAGGATCGCCTCGTGCTGTACTCCACGCTGGGGGCCAAGTGGCCCTACGCCAGCCGGATCACGTACAGCTTCGTCCCGGACGGCGCCAACATCGGGGGCTACTCCAACTCCCTCTTCGCGACCCTGAACGCGAAGTATCCGACGGCCACCTGGCAGCTCCAGTTCCAGAAGGCCGCCTCCGTCTGGCAGGCCGTCGCGGGCATAAACCTCTGCCAGGTGGGGGACGACGGCAGCGCGCTGGGCGTGGACGGGAACCAGCAGGGCGACCCCCGCTTCGGGGACATCCGCATCAGCGCAGTCCCGCAGGGATCGGGCACGCTGGCGGTCTGCCTGACTCCCCCGCCGGTCAACGGCGGGACCGACGCGGGCGACATCATCCTCAACTCGACCTCGAACTGGGGGATCAACACGAGCTACGACCTGGAGACCGTGGCGATCCACGAGCTCGGCCACGCGTTGGGGCTCGGCCACTCGGCGATCCAGGCCGCCTGCCTGTACGCCTACTACAACGGCGGCAAGCAGTCCCTGAACACGGACGACGTGAGCGGCATCCAGTCCATCTGGGGCCCCGCGAAGTCGGACATCTTTAACAGCAATGGCCAGAGCAATGGGCTCAACACCACCGCGGCGAACCTCAACGCCTACATCGGCTCCAGCGGCCAGGCCGCGATCCCGAACCTGACCATCGGCAAGACCGGGCAGTCGGAGTGGTTCAGCGTCACGGTCCCCTCGAACACGACCGGCACGTTCGTGGCCACGGTCCAGTCCACGGGCCTCAGCGTCCTGAGCCCCAAGCTCCAGGTCCTCACGCCCTCGCTCACGCTCCTCGGGAGCGTGGCCTCCGCGAACTTCGGGGACACGGTGGGCGTCACGCTGACCGGCGTCAGCGCCGGCACGACGTACCTGATCCGCGTCGCCGGCAATACCGCGGGCAGCGCGTTCGGCGGATATGGGCTGCTGCTCAACTTCGGCTCCGCGACCCAGCCTCTCATCAGCCCGCCGTACACCGCGGTCTCGGAGCAGGCGGACCTGGGGGGCGGGAGCTCGAGCATGGAGGCGGAGACGGCCACGATGGGCGACTACACGGCCCGGGGAGACGCCCTGGAGGTCTCCGAGCTGCGCGGGCGCCTTCGAGTGACAACGCGTTCGGAGCTAGCGCCCTGGATCACGGATCGGAGCACGACCTCGACCGCGGTGATCGATTCGCGCTTCCGGATGCCGAGCGACCCGCCGAGGTTGAGCCGGGCTCGCCCAATCCTGCTTGCGGGTTCGACGACGGCCCGCGTTTCTGGCCACCGCTGGGATCTGCGCACCTCCCCGGCGGCGAACTACGCTGCGATCGCGTCCTGGAGGGCCCACGGCCTGCTCGAACCCTCCGAGTCCTGA
- a CDS encoding sigma-70 family RNA polymerase sigma factor: MYCAGTMTAPDPGRTYCRDMSRHEILSAEQERRLAEAAAAGDRDARARLIGANLRLVAKIAARFRNRGMDYDDLICEGNLGLTRAADRFDPGRGCRFATYAKHWILEAIRSALRDTTPTIRVPNHVYRLLWKWRRAEQYLSRGLGRMPTSDEVAAHLGLSESQLAMVEKAQWAGRLRLEGALSDGGEGWSLDEAVDGSEAPGCDLERADERAEVLRRMGRLEDCERAVVTLRYGLGGEAPRTLAEVGRRLGVTSEWARQIEQRAVRKLVLGAAAPAPRAARRFA, translated from the coding sequence ATGTACTGCGCAGGGACGATGACCGCCCCCGATCCGGGACGCACCTATTGCCGCGACATGAGCCGGCACGAGATCCTCTCCGCCGAGCAGGAGCGGCGCCTGGCCGAGGCCGCCGCCGCCGGCGACCGCGACGCCCGGGCCCGCCTGATCGGGGCCAACCTCCGCCTGGTCGCCAAGATCGCCGCCCGGTTCCGCAACCGGGGCATGGACTACGACGACCTGATCTGCGAGGGGAACCTCGGGCTGACCCGGGCCGCCGACCGCTTCGACCCCGGCCGGGGATGCCGGTTCGCCACGTACGCCAAGCACTGGATCCTCGAGGCGATCCGGTCCGCCCTCAGGGACACGACACCCACGATCCGGGTGCCGAACCACGTGTACCGCCTACTCTGGAAGTGGCGGCGGGCCGAGCAGTACCTCTCCCGGGGGCTGGGCCGGATGCCGACCTCCGACGAGGTCGCGGCGCACCTGGGGCTCAGCGAGTCCCAACTGGCGATGGTGGAGAAGGCGCAGTGGGCCGGCCGGCTCCGGCTCGAGGGCGCCCTCTCCGACGGCGGCGAGGGCTGGTCCCTGGACGAGGCGGTGGACGGCTCCGAGGCCCCGGGGTGCGACCTGGAGCGGGCCGACGAGCGGGCCGAGGTGCTGCGGCGGATGGGCCGGCTGGAAGACTGCGAGCGGGCGGTCGTCACCCTGCGGTACGGGCTGGGGGGCGAGGCCCCGCGGACGCTGGCGGAGGTCGGGCGGAGGCTGGGGGTCACCTCCGAGTGGGCCCGCCAGATCGAGCAACGAGCCGTCCGCAAGCTCGTGCTCGGAGCGGCCGCGCCGGCCCCGCGTGCCGCCAGGCGCTTCGCCTGA
- a CDS encoding PEP-CTERM sorting domain-containing protein: MKPLALALLACLVAQARADTLYFLGGPEPSGSLAYGGYRTVATGTGFAVTSVIYMGDDGSTAWTQPLDASFSFTTGPSLRGGSNSLVSFADGGSLTLMGSGDAGTPAAELFSGDLFSPDIQMVGGGYAFGAGGTGRYTQAMLDLFPSLSGGLVLADRTYQFSVFVAFDAATVAGGFASTGTYRQVAVGASSGQAPEPSSVALLGLGLAGAIGWGARRECNRAGLGLGSVGPEDEG, encoded by the coding sequence ATGAAGCCCCTCGCACTCGCCCTGCTCGCCTGCCTCGTCGCACAAGCCCGGGCCGACACGCTCTACTTCCTCGGTGGCCCGGAGCCGTCGGGATCGCTGGCCTACGGCGGCTACAGGACGGTGGCGACGGGCACGGGCTTCGCCGTCACGTCCGTGATATACATGGGTGACGACGGCTCGACGGCGTGGACCCAGCCGCTCGACGCCTCGTTCAGCTTCACCACGGGTCCCTCGCTGCGGGGCGGATCGAACTCGCTGGTGAGCTTTGCCGACGGCGGCTCGCTTACGCTGATGGGCTCGGGCGACGCTGGGACGCCGGCCGCGGAGCTGTTTTCGGGCGATCTCTTCTCCCCCGACATCCAGATGGTCGGGGGCGGCTACGCCTTCGGGGCCGGCGGGACGGGGCGGTACACTCAGGCCATGCTCGACCTGTTCCCCTCGCTCTCGGGCGGCCTCGTGCTGGCGGACCGGACGTACCAGTTCTCGGTGTTCGTCGCGTTCGATGCGGCGACGGTCGCGGGCGGTTTCGCGAGCACGGGCACTTATCGCCAGGTGGCCGTCGGCGCGTCGTCGGGGCAGGCACCCGAGCCCTCGTCCGTGGCGCTGCTCGGGCTGGGCCTGGCGGGGGCCATCGGCTGGGGTGCCCGCCGCGAGTGCAACCGCGCCGGCCTGGGGCTCGGGTCCGTCGGGCCCGAGGACGAGGGCTGA
- a CDS encoding PEP-CTERM sorting domain-containing protein (PEP-CTERM proteins occur, often in large numbers, in the proteomes of bacteria that also encode an exosortase, a predicted intramembrane cysteine proteinase. The presence of a PEP-CTERM domain at a protein's C-terminus predicts cleavage within the sorting domain, followed by covalent anchoring to some some component of the (usually Gram-negative) cell surface. Many PEP-CTERM proteins exhibit an unusual sequence composition that includes large numbers of potential glycosylation sites. Expression of one such protein has been shown restore the ability of a bacterium to form floc, a type of biofilm.) — MLTLSGHVQRITGGGPKTLTITAFQTDFTLPSGSVAGLTSVTSSIFSDIPGGSTQSFQSWYNNTSPATPPAPFGIPAPLLVLPLAGTDALGGKATLGGLPGSSSFSLTSQIVLTIGGATGATCPDVVFGGKTQLNLQAVPEPSGVLLLAIGAPTALLVVRRVRHARGRAVA, encoded by the coding sequence TTGCTGACGCTCAGCGGTCACGTCCAGCGCATCACCGGCGGCGGCCCTAAGACGCTGACGATCACGGCGTTCCAGACCGATTTCACGCTTCCCTCCGGCTCCGTCGCCGGCTTGACCAGCGTGACATCGAGCATCTTCAGTGACATACCGGGGGGATCGACCCAGTCGTTCCAGAGCTGGTATAACAATACCAGCCCGGCCACGCCTCCGGCCCCTTTCGGCATCCCGGCACCCCTGCTCGTCCTGCCCCTGGCGGGCACGGACGCCCTCGGCGGCAAGGCAACGCTGGGTGGCCTACCCGGCAGCTCGAGCTTCTCGCTGACTAGCCAGATCGTCCTGACGATCGGCGGCGCGACCGGGGCTACGTGTCCCGATGTCGTCTTCGGCGGCAAGACTCAGCTGAATCTCCAGGCAGTCCCCGAGCCCTCCGGCGTTCTGCTGCTGGCGATAGGCGCCCCCACGGCCCTGCTGGTCGTGCGCAGGGTCCGGCACGCCCGCGGGCGTGCCGTGGCCTGA
- a CDS encoding type II secretion system F family protein, which produces MTISLQALLPLLVFCSISMAVWAVMTIVLGDRNRGAEDRLRRIMSPGTDRKGAEHSLAQKQEKFQEQVARAANKLGQSLRPTDEQELGKVRVELLNAGFRSENAVAVFFGVKMILMSLFAAIVFPVVALKEGVTLNAFTYTVAAGGLGFYIPGLVVGSRKKKRSEDIFLGLPDALDLMVVCVEAGLGLDAAMRRVTAELATSCKTLCEEFAIANFQLQMGRPRKDVLRDLGVRTGVDDMRSLAAVIIQAEKFGSSIGAALRVQSDALRLRRRQFAEERAAKTAVKIMIPLILFIFPGVFVVLVGPAGIQIANTIMAK; this is translated from the coding sequence GTGACAATCTCCCTGCAGGCGCTGCTGCCGCTGCTGGTCTTCTGCTCGATCAGCATGGCCGTCTGGGCCGTCATGACGATCGTCCTGGGCGACCGCAATCGCGGGGCCGAGGACCGGCTCCGCCGCATCATGAGCCCGGGGACCGACCGCAAGGGCGCCGAGCACTCCCTGGCGCAGAAGCAGGAGAAGTTCCAGGAGCAGGTGGCCCGGGCGGCGAACAAGCTCGGCCAGTCGCTCCGCCCGACCGACGAGCAGGAGCTGGGCAAGGTCCGCGTGGAACTGCTCAACGCCGGGTTCCGCAGCGAGAACGCCGTGGCGGTGTTCTTCGGCGTGAAGATGATCCTGATGTCGCTGTTCGCGGCGATCGTCTTCCCGGTCGTGGCCCTCAAGGAAGGCGTGACGCTCAACGCCTTCACCTACACGGTGGCGGCCGGCGGCCTGGGCTTCTACATCCCCGGCCTGGTGGTCGGCAGCCGGAAGAAGAAGCGGTCCGAGGACATCTTCCTGGGCCTCCCCGACGCGCTCGACCTGATGGTCGTCTGCGTCGAGGCGGGCCTCGGGCTCGACGCGGCCATGCGGCGCGTGACCGCCGAGCTGGCGACGTCGTGCAAGACGCTCTGCGAGGAGTTCGCCATCGCGAATTTCCAGCTCCAGATGGGGCGGCCGAGGAAGGACGTCCTCCGCGACCTGGGGGTGCGGACGGGCGTGGACGACATGCGGTCGCTGGCCGCCGTGATCATCCAGGCCGAGAAGTTCGGCTCCAGCATCGGCGCCGCGCTTCGGGTCCAGTCCGACGCGCTGCGGCTGCGCCGCCGCCAGTTCGCGGAGGAGCGGGCCGCGAAGACCGCCGTGAAGATCATGATCCCGCTGATCCTTTTCATCTTCCCGGGCGTCTTCGTGGTCCTCGTGGGCCCGGCCGGGATCCAGATCGCCAATACCATCATGGCCAAGTGA
- a CDS encoding type II secretion system F family protein produces the protein MLQDPIVLSILVGVGVIVLVAGLGLVMTGSFDKLAEERLEGLTGAGTKRGREALSSGILLRPAAINLGGGSVWARLIPNPDNLNLLYEQADVNLTFNSFMAMVLGLAALGAVVGVFLQVPVMAIPAASAFLAALPFLWLLKRKQKRIRKFVEAMPEAVELISRALRAGHGLASGLHLVAEEMRGPLADEFNRVFEEQNFGVPIEISLRNMADRIPVMDVRFFVIAIIIQRATGGDLAEVLDKIGRLIRQRFELLGHVKALTAEGRLSGIVLLALPPALLAFLSFSNYPYISPLFTTAIGTKMLVVTAVFQVVGAWMINKIVAIKV, from the coding sequence ATGCTCCAGGATCCCATCGTCCTCTCAATCTTGGTCGGCGTCGGCGTGATCGTGCTCGTCGCGGGCCTCGGCCTCGTCATGACGGGGTCGTTCGACAAGCTCGCCGAGGAGCGGCTCGAGGGCCTCACGGGGGCCGGCACGAAGCGGGGGCGCGAGGCCCTCTCCTCGGGCATACTCCTCCGCCCCGCGGCCATCAACCTCGGCGGGGGCTCGGTCTGGGCACGCCTCATCCCCAACCCGGACAACCTCAACCTGCTCTACGAGCAGGCCGACGTGAACCTGACGTTCAACTCGTTCATGGCGATGGTGCTAGGGCTGGCGGCCCTGGGCGCCGTGGTCGGGGTCTTCCTGCAGGTCCCGGTGATGGCCATCCCCGCGGCCTCGGCCTTCCTGGCGGCGCTGCCGTTCCTCTGGCTCCTGAAGCGCAAGCAGAAGCGGATCCGCAAGTTCGTGGAGGCCATGCCGGAGGCCGTCGAGCTGATCAGCCGGGCCCTCCGCGCGGGCCACGGACTGGCCTCCGGGCTGCACCTGGTCGCCGAGGAGATGAGGGGGCCCCTGGCGGACGAATTCAACCGGGTGTTCGAGGAGCAGAACTTCGGCGTCCCCATCGAGATCTCGCTGCGCAACATGGCCGACCGGATCCCCGTGATGGACGTGCGGTTCTTCGTGATCGCGATCATCATCCAGCGGGCCACCGGCGGCGACCTGGCCGAGGTGCTGGACAAGATCGGCAGGCTGATCCGCCAGCGATTCGAGCTGCTGGGCCACGTCAAGGCGCTCACCGCCGAGGGCAGGCTGTCCGGCATCGTGCTGCTGGCCCTGCCGCCCGCGCTGCTGGCCTTCCTCTCGTTCTCCAACTACCCCTACATCAGCCCGCTGTTCACGACCGCGATCGGCACGAAGATGCTCGTGGTCACGGCCGTCTTCCAGGTGGTCGGCGCGTGGATGATCAACAAGATCGTAGCCATCAAGGTGTGA
- a CDS encoding CpaF family protein, with amino-acid sequence MLRGLSRSPFGPRSPFGPGAAPQPSEAGPPAEAAAPAAPAAPTPPPRRAEPAKETDPAVIQYETLKRHIHMQLVDRLDMNRVGEMDPKTLRDEIRQIVEHLCDTENPLLNRNERQRLVNEILDETFGFGPLELLLKDDKIGDIMINGPRKIFIEKEGRIQKSEVVFRDSEHLLQIIDRIVSRVGRRVDETSPMVDARLPNGSRFNAIIPPLALDGPVVTIRMFGSRPLSKDDLLRFKAFTPEMLALMEGAMKARLNIVISGGTGSGKTTLLNTLSSFIQPDHRVITIEDAAELQLQQDHVVRLETRPANIEGRGAITATDLVKNALRMRPDRIIIGECRGAETLDMVQAMNTGHEGSMTTVHANTPRDAMCRLETMISMAGLELPIRALRAQFASAIDLIIQASRLQGGPRKVTSISEVVGMEGDTIIMQEIFGFRQLGVDQNGRAHGEFVASGIRPTFMERLESAGFHLSPDIFRQRVLLKD; translated from the coding sequence ATGCTGCGAGGACTCTCACGAAGCCCGTTCGGCCCCAGGTCCCCCTTCGGGCCGGGCGCCGCGCCCCAGCCCTCCGAGGCCGGGCCGCCGGCCGAGGCCGCCGCGCCCGCCGCCCCCGCCGCTCCGACGCCGCCCCCCCGGCGGGCCGAGCCCGCCAAGGAGACCGACCCGGCCGTCATTCAGTACGAGACGCTGAAGCGTCACATCCACATGCAGCTCGTCGACCGGCTGGACATGAACCGGGTCGGCGAGATGGATCCCAAGACGCTCCGCGACGAGATCCGCCAGATCGTCGAGCACCTCTGCGACACCGAGAACCCGCTGCTCAACCGCAACGAGCGGCAGCGGCTCGTCAACGAGATCCTCGACGAGACCTTCGGCTTCGGCCCGCTGGAGCTCCTGCTCAAGGACGACAAGATCGGCGACATCATGATCAACGGGCCGCGCAAGATCTTCATCGAGAAGGAGGGGAGGATCCAGAAGTCGGAGGTCGTCTTCCGCGACAGCGAGCACCTCCTCCAGATCATCGACCGGATCGTCTCCCGGGTCGGCCGCCGGGTGGACGAGACCTCGCCGATGGTCGACGCCCGGCTCCCCAACGGCTCGCGGTTCAACGCCATCATCCCGCCCCTGGCCCTCGACGGCCCGGTCGTCACGATCCGCATGTTCGGCTCGCGGCCGCTCTCCAAGGACGACCTGCTCCGCTTCAAGGCCTTCACGCCGGAGATGCTGGCCCTGATGGAGGGCGCGATGAAGGCCCGGCTGAACATCGTGATCTCCGGCGGCACGGGCTCGGGCAAGACGACGCTCCTGAACACGCTCTCCAGCTTCATACAGCCGGATCACCGCGTGATCACGATCGAGGACGCCGCCGAGCTCCAGCTGCAGCAGGACCACGTGGTCCGCCTCGAGACCCGGCCGGCCAACATCGAGGGCCGCGGCGCCATCACGGCCACGGACCTCGTCAAGAATGCCCTCCGGATGCGGCCCGACCGCATCATCATCGGCGAGTGCCGCGGCGCCGAGACCCTGGACATGGTCCAGGCCATGAACACCGGCCACGAGGGCTCCATGACGACCGTCCATGCCAACACCCCGCGCGACGCCATGTGCCGCCTCGAGACCATGATCAGCATGGCCGGCCTGGAGCTGCCGATCCGGGCCCTCCGCGCCCAGTTCGCCTCGGCCATCGACCTGATCATCCAGGCGAGCCGCCTCCAGGGCGGGCCCCGCAAGGTGACGAGCATCTCGGAGGTCGTCGGCATGGAAGGCGACACGATCATCATGCAGGAGATCTTCGGGTTCCGTCAGCTCGGCGTGGACCAGAACGGCCGCGCGCACGGCGAGTTCGTCGCCAGCGGCATCCGCCCCACGTTCATGGAGCGGCTCGAGTCTGCCGGCTTCCACCTGAGCCCCGACATCTTCCGCCAGCGCGTGCTGCTGAAGGACTGA
- a CDS encoding AAA family ATPase yields the protein MRDVIRVVLVDPNEESRRALQRLLGSLAVLWLAEAFDSYKAAASRVAEIAPDLCLVALDADPAQAVELIAGLSHASPGTVLLPASATCDSGLILKAIRAGAREFLTLPTEAAEVSDIVSRLFRGRGEAGGPGAKGPQLVTITGASGGVGCTSTAVNLATTLASGGHGETILLDFDLMFGSVDACLDIIPDNTLSNVIQNLDRLDLTLLKRSMTRHASGLYVLPHPVALEDSARIDPEALRRLLGLLKAAFPNLVIDTSKGLQSSDFVAFEMADVILVVISLDLTCLRNTARLLNLFHQFEGMADRVKLVVNRAGSAESEIGLKKAEETLKMPISFQVPIASKAFQAARVRGVPLADVAAGSRAHQAILEIARSLRGDEAAGAEKPRKGLFAAFF from the coding sequence ATGAGGGATGTGATCCGAGTCGTCCTGGTCGATCCGAACGAGGAGTCGCGGCGGGCGCTCCAGCGCCTGCTCGGCTCGCTCGCCGTGCTCTGGCTCGCGGAGGCCTTCGACAGCTACAAGGCCGCGGCGTCCCGCGTCGCCGAGATCGCCCCGGACCTCTGCCTCGTCGCCCTCGACGCCGACCCGGCCCAGGCCGTCGAGCTGATCGCCGGCCTCTCCCACGCGAGCCCGGGAACCGTCCTCCTGCCCGCCAGCGCGACCTGCGACAGCGGGCTCATCCTCAAGGCCATCCGCGCGGGGGCCAGGGAATTCCTCACCCTGCCGACCGAGGCCGCCGAGGTCAGCGACATCGTGTCGCGGCTCTTCCGGGGCCGCGGGGAGGCCGGCGGCCCCGGGGCGAAGGGGCCGCAGCTCGTCACCATCACGGGCGCCTCCGGCGGCGTCGGCTGCACGTCCACCGCCGTGAACCTGGCCACCACGCTGGCCTCCGGGGGGCACGGCGAGACGATCCTCCTCGACTTCGACCTGATGTTCGGCTCCGTGGACGCCTGCCTGGACATCATCCCCGACAACACGCTCTCCAACGTCATCCAGAACCTCGACCGCCTGGACCTGACCCTCCTCAAGCGCTCGATGACCCGCCACGCCTCGGGCCTCTACGTGCTCCCCCACCCGGTCGCCCTGGAGGACTCCGCGAGGATCGACCCGGAGGCCCTCAGGCGCCTGCTCGGCCTGCTCAAGGCGGCCTTCCCCAACCTGGTGATCGACACGAGCAAGGGGCTCCAGTCGTCGGACTTCGTCGCCTTCGAGATGGCCGACGTGATCCTCGTAGTGATCTCCCTGGACCTGACCTGCCTGCGGAACACGGCGCGGCTGCTGAACCTGTTCCACCAGTTCGAGGGCATGGCCGACCGGGTCAAGCTCGTCGTCAATCGGGCGGGCTCCGCGGAGTCGGAGATCGGCCTGAAGAAGGCGGAGGAGACGCTCAAGATGCCGATCTCGTTCCAGGTGCCGATCGCGTCCAAGGCGTTCCAGGCCGCGAGGGTTCGCGGGGTGCCGCTCGCGGACGTGGCCGCCGGCTCGCGGGCCCACCAGGCGATCCTCGAGATCGCCCGGTCCCTCCGGGGCGACGAGGCGGCCGGCGCCGAGAAGCCGCGGAAGGGCCTCTTCGCCGCATTCTTCTGA
- the cpaB gene encoding Flp pilus assembly protein CpaB, protein MNGRSLMVLGLAVVLGLGAMVVTMKYMGRPPEAVEETQEVLVAARDFKEEELLKADMVKVERMSKKSIPPGAFAAFKDVEDRWVRTAMLEGDLIVDKKLGPKGTPPGLVANIPKGMRAFAVEVNEQSGVSGFVLPGHRVDVIRYEAPQSGKPSHAEMILQNVLVLASGQVFTRPEEKALQNHTVTLAVTPEQASVLVAAKANGPLSLSLRGVNDQEVVARPKEAPEVKSLRDDLEKERQARARLEKDNEEIRQALAKTRSGPTPEELAAVRDSLEKERQKGLEREKDLRSMKLAWQKYVAENPPEERLARYAYVYRPLQENNARSDQGPSRVPLNRHAARALAKTKDREAETRLPDVLAGRPQGFGAGPAPEGPGAPAGDQAYP, encoded by the coding sequence ATGAACGGCAGATCGCTGATGGTGCTCGGCCTGGCCGTCGTGCTCGGACTGGGCGCCATGGTCGTCACGATGAAGTACATGGGCAGGCCCCCCGAAGCCGTCGAGGAGACTCAGGAGGTCCTCGTCGCCGCGCGCGACTTCAAGGAGGAGGAGCTCCTGAAGGCGGACATGGTGAAGGTCGAGAGGATGTCGAAGAAGTCGATCCCCCCCGGCGCCTTCGCCGCGTTCAAGGACGTCGAGGACCGCTGGGTGAGGACCGCGATGCTCGAGGGGGACCTGATCGTCGACAAGAAGCTCGGGCCCAAGGGGACGCCGCCGGGCCTCGTCGCCAACATCCCCAAGGGCATGCGGGCCTTCGCCGTCGAGGTGAACGAGCAGTCGGGGGTCTCCGGCTTCGTGCTCCCCGGGCATCGCGTGGACGTCATCCGCTACGAGGCCCCGCAGTCCGGCAAGCCGTCCCACGCGGAGATGATCCTCCAGAACGTGCTCGTGCTGGCCTCCGGGCAGGTCTTCACCCGCCCCGAGGAGAAGGCCCTGCAGAACCACACCGTCACCCTGGCCGTGACGCCCGAGCAGGCCTCCGTCCTGGTCGCCGCCAAGGCCAACGGCCCCCTGTCGCTCTCGCTCCGCGGCGTCAACGACCAGGAGGTGGTCGCCAGGCCCAAGGAGGCGCCGGAGGTGAAGTCGCTGCGGGACGACCTCGAGAAGGAGCGCCAGGCCCGGGCCAGGCTGGAGAAGGACAACGAGGAGATCCGCCAGGCGCTGGCGAAGACCCGGTCCGGGCCGACGCCCGAGGAGCTCGCCGCGGTCAGGGACTCGCTGGAGAAGGAGAGGCAGAAGGGCCTGGAGCGGGAGAAGGACCTCCGGTCGATGAAGCTCGCCTGGCAGAAGTACGTCGCCGAGAATCCGCCGGAAGAGAGGCTCGCCCGATACGCGTACGTCTACCGCCCGCTCCAGGAGAACAACGCCAGGAGCGATCAGGGGCCGAGCAGGGTGCCCCTCAACCGGCACGCCGCCAGGGCGCTGGCGAAGACGAAGGACAGGGAGGCCGAGACGCGCCTGCCCGACGTCCTCGCCGGCCGGCCCCAGGGCTTCGGCGCCGGGCCGGCGCCCGAGGGCCCCGGCGCCCCGGCGGGGGACCAGGCCTACCCCTAG